In the Kribbella sp. NBC_00482 genome, one interval contains:
- the rny gene encoding ribonuclease Y — MTAMSVGLALIGLLIAGLLAWIGLTLSRRKAVDLSTSQQEATQRESAQLEAAQLEAAQLQEGAKSAADLVRRQAEEDAAVLRTRAELAEQRAEEVRRAAEDRASEVRRDADQRASDVRREAEAEAQSIRDDLREQRLEMERRDHRLTEREERLDEQHRGIEERHSELTTQLAELDQRKQEIKDLEDERRRILEGVANLTTEQARAELVAAIEDEAKRHAHTIVRDIERQALDEGETKARKIITGAVQRLASEQTSESVVSVVHLPSDDMKGRIIGREGRNIRSFEQTTGVNLIIDDTPEAVLLSCFDPVRRETARLTLDSLVLDGRIHPSRIEEIYERSKGEVAELCERAAEDAMADVGITDLHPELVRTMGLLRYRTSYGQNVLKHLVESAHIAGMMAAELGLDPKLCKRGAFLHDIGKALTHESEGSHAIVGAELARKYGENDDVVHCIEAHHNEVEVRTVEAVLTQAADAVSGGRPGARRESLEAYVQRLERLEEIAMHHEGVEKVFAMQAGREIRVMVLPDAVDDIAAQVMARDIAKQVEEELTYPGQIRVTVVRESRATEVAK; from the coding sequence ATGACCGCGATGTCCGTTGGCCTGGCCCTGATCGGATTGCTGATCGCCGGACTACTGGCTTGGATCGGCCTCACTCTCTCCCGCCGGAAGGCCGTGGACCTCTCGACCTCCCAACAGGAGGCCACGCAGCGAGAGAGCGCGCAGCTTGAGGCCGCACAACTCGAGGCAGCTCAGCTCCAGGAAGGCGCGAAGTCCGCGGCGGATCTGGTACGTCGGCAGGCCGAGGAGGACGCCGCCGTACTGCGGACGCGTGCCGAGTTGGCCGAACAGCGCGCCGAGGAGGTCCGTCGCGCGGCGGAGGACCGGGCGTCCGAGGTACGGCGGGATGCCGACCAGCGGGCGTCCGACGTACGCCGGGAGGCCGAGGCGGAGGCGCAGTCGATCCGGGACGACCTGCGTGAGCAGCGGCTGGAGATGGAGCGCCGCGACCACCGGCTGACCGAACGCGAGGAGCGGCTCGACGAGCAGCACCGCGGGATCGAGGAACGCCACAGCGAGCTGACCACGCAGCTGGCCGAGCTGGATCAGCGCAAACAAGAGATCAAGGACCTCGAGGACGAGCGCCGCCGGATCCTCGAAGGCGTCGCGAACCTGACGACCGAGCAGGCGAGGGCCGAGCTGGTCGCGGCGATCGAGGACGAGGCGAAGCGGCACGCGCACACGATCGTCCGCGACATCGAGCGGCAGGCGCTCGACGAGGGTGAGACGAAGGCGCGCAAGATCATCACCGGCGCGGTGCAGCGGCTGGCCTCCGAGCAGACCAGCGAGTCGGTCGTGTCCGTCGTCCACCTGCCGAGCGACGACATGAAGGGCCGGATCATCGGCCGCGAGGGCCGCAACATCCGGTCGTTCGAGCAGACCACCGGCGTGAACCTGATCATCGACGACACCCCGGAAGCGGTGCTGCTGTCCTGCTTCGACCCGGTCCGGCGGGAGACCGCGCGGCTGACCCTCGACTCGCTGGTGCTGGACGGCCGGATCCACCCGAGCCGGATCGAGGAGATCTACGAGCGCAGCAAGGGTGAGGTGGCCGAGCTGTGCGAGCGGGCGGCCGAGGACGCGATGGCCGACGTCGGGATCACCGATCTGCATCCGGAGCTGGTCCGGACGATGGGGCTGCTGCGCTACCGGACGTCGTACGGGCAGAACGTGCTGAAGCATCTGGTCGAGTCGGCGCACATCGCCGGGATGATGGCGGCCGAGCTCGGGCTGGATCCGAAGCTGTGCAAGCGCGGCGCGTTCCTGCACGACATCGGGAAGGCGCTCACGCACGAGTCCGAGGGCAGCCACGCGATCGTCGGTGCGGAGCTGGCGCGCAAGTACGGCGAGAACGATGACGTCGTTCACTGCATCGAGGCGCACCACAACGAGGTCGAGGTCCGTACCGTCGAGGCCGTGCTGACGCAGGCGGCCGACGCCGTCAGTGGCGGTCGGCCGGGTGCGCGGCGCGAGTCGCTGGAGGCCTACGTGCAGCGGCTAGAACGGCTCGAGGAGATCGCGATGCACCACGAGGGTGTGGAGAAGGTGTTCGCGATGCAGGCCGGCCGGGAGATCCGCGTGATGGTGCTGCCGGACGCGGTCGACGACATCGCGGCGCAGGTGATGGCCCGCGACATCGCGAAACAGGTCGAGGAGGAGCTCACGTATCCCGGTCAGATCCGCGTGACCGTCGTACGGGAGTCCCGCGCGACGGAGGTCGCGAAATAG
- a CDS encoding GNAT family N-acetyltransferase — MVDALAGEPAAQHHIRARWDTQQSDDGVYLIAERDGKIVGQTILLRRSKYDELRADADPAEINALQAYVRRQGIGTAIIRAAEAIAAGEWNRSAIGIAVGLDNDQARTLYERLGYEPWSGPQLLDYWTEQAADGSVVRTHSAPCEYLLKTF; from the coding sequence ATGGTCGACGCGTTGGCGGGGGAGCCGGCCGCGCAGCACCACATCCGGGCTCGTTGGGATACCCAGCAGTCCGACGACGGGGTCTACCTGATCGCGGAGCGCGACGGGAAGATCGTCGGTCAGACGATTCTGCTCCGGCGTTCGAAGTACGACGAACTTCGCGCCGACGCGGACCCGGCCGAGATCAACGCCCTGCAGGCCTACGTCCGCCGGCAGGGCATCGGTACGGCGATCATCCGCGCGGCCGAGGCGATCGCGGCGGGGGAGTGGAACCGGTCGGCGATCGGGATCGCCGTTGGACTCGACAACGACCAGGCCCGGACGCTGTACGAGCGGCTCGGGTACGAGCCGTGGTCCGGTCCGCAGTTGCTGGACTACTGGACCGAGCAGGCGGCCGACGGAAGCGTCGTACGCACGCACAGCGCTCCCTGTGAGTACTTGCTCAAGACCTTCTAG
- a CDS encoding neutral zinc metallopeptidase has product MNARAGLVTAVVVVLAAVGIVVVRQAGGSDDLPTAGGTLTTRTPTATPTPSPTPEPPTPSPTRTTPTVDSVAQMLAAKQRVLAQNPLYRVGRLPASRCKEPSVRPTSVANVRRYYTEYIRCLDKVWKPVIEKAGFTFMPPRLEVFTGKTRTLCDVQDSAAYCGSGTISMNATFDIDNYRKYNKLWARTTMAHLVAHEYGHHIQRLIGISDASATRTSYLNGVDAHLLESRRIELQASCLSGVYLGADRTYFPVAGSWRQRWLWTISHRGDEWGTQRDHGSSKSHSRWTRRGFDAGTPSACNTFTASAASVA; this is encoded by the coding sequence GTGAATGCGCGGGCTGGGTTGGTCACTGCTGTCGTTGTCGTACTCGCGGCCGTCGGGATCGTCGTCGTACGACAGGCCGGCGGGAGTGACGACCTGCCGACCGCCGGCGGGACGCTGACGACTCGGACTCCTACAGCAACGCCAACCCCTTCACCCACGCCTGAGCCTCCGACACCTAGTCCGACCCGTACGACTCCGACTGTCGACTCTGTCGCTCAGATGCTCGCGGCCAAGCAGCGGGTCCTCGCCCAGAACCCGCTCTACCGCGTCGGCCGCCTGCCCGCCTCACGCTGCAAGGAGCCGTCGGTCCGCCCAACGTCGGTGGCGAACGTGCGGAGGTACTACACGGAGTACATCCGCTGCCTGGACAAGGTGTGGAAGCCGGTGATCGAGAAGGCCGGCTTCACATTCATGCCACCGCGTCTGGAGGTTTTCACCGGGAAGACCCGCACCCTGTGCGACGTGCAGGACTCTGCCGCGTACTGCGGCAGTGGCACGATCTCGATGAACGCCACGTTCGACATCGACAACTACCGCAAGTACAACAAGCTGTGGGCACGCACCACGATGGCCCACCTGGTCGCCCACGAGTACGGCCACCACATTCAGCGCCTGATCGGCATCAGCGACGCCTCCGCAACACGGACGAGCTACCTCAACGGCGTGGACGCTCACCTGCTGGAGAGCCGCCGAATCGAACTCCAGGCGTCCTGTCTCAGCGGTGTCTACCTGGGCGCCGACCGGACCTACTTCCCCGTCGCCGGCTCGTGGCGGCAGCGGTGGCTCTGGACCATCAGCCACCGTGGCGACGAGTGGGGCACGCAGCGCGACCACGGCAGCAGCAAGAGCCACAGCCGCTGGACCCGCCGCGGCTTCGACGCCGGTACGCCGTCCGCGTGCAACACCTTCACCGCATCGGCCGCCAGCGTCGCCTAG
- a CDS encoding acyl-CoA dehydrogenase family protein encodes MSASLDLVDVDSLLTSEEVDVRGAARRFADERLRPSLPEWFEAGAIPARELAKEFGALGFLGMHLTGYGCAGLGPVAYGLACLEIEAADSGMRSLVSVQGSLAMYAIWKYGSEEQKSEWLPRMSAGEAIGCFGLTEPDFGSNPGGMRTNARRDGSSDGDDWILNGSKMWITNGSIADVAVVWARTDDGVRGFVVPTSTPGFSAPEIKQKMSLRASVTSELVLDDVRLPASAMLPEARGLSGPLGCLNEARFGIIFGAMGAARDCLETAIAYAGERIVFDKPLTAYQLTQAKLADMAVELNKGILLAVHLGRLKEKGTLRPEQVSVGKLNNVREAIAIARECRTILAANGISGEYPIMRHANNLESVLTYEGTSEVHQLVIGQALTGQSAFR; translated from the coding sequence ATGAGCGCTTCGTTGGATCTGGTGGATGTCGACTCCTTGCTGACTTCGGAGGAGGTCGATGTTCGCGGGGCTGCGCGACGGTTCGCGGACGAGCGGTTGCGGCCGTCCTTGCCGGAGTGGTTCGAGGCGGGAGCGATTCCGGCGCGGGAGCTGGCGAAGGAGTTCGGGGCGCTCGGGTTCCTCGGGATGCACCTGACCGGATACGGGTGCGCCGGGCTCGGACCGGTCGCCTACGGGCTGGCCTGTCTCGAGATCGAGGCGGCCGACTCGGGCATGCGGTCGCTGGTGTCGGTGCAGGGCTCACTGGCGATGTACGCGATCTGGAAGTACGGCAGCGAGGAGCAGAAGTCCGAGTGGCTCCCCCGGATGTCCGCGGGTGAGGCGATCGGCTGCTTCGGGCTGACCGAACCGGACTTCGGCTCGAACCCGGGCGGCATGCGCACCAACGCCCGCCGCGACGGCTCCAGCGATGGCGACGACTGGATCCTCAACGGCTCGAAGATGTGGATCACCAACGGCTCGATCGCCGACGTCGCGGTGGTCTGGGCCCGGACAGACGACGGTGTCCGCGGCTTCGTCGTACCGACGTCGACGCCCGGCTTCTCCGCGCCGGAGATCAAGCAGAAGATGTCGCTGCGCGCATCCGTCACGTCCGAGCTCGTGCTGGACGACGTACGGCTGCCGGCCTCCGCGATGCTGCCCGAGGCGCGTGGCCTGTCCGGCCCGCTCGGCTGCCTGAACGAGGCCCGGTTCGGCATCATCTTCGGCGCGATGGGCGCAGCGCGGGACTGCCTGGAGACCGCGATCGCGTACGCCGGCGAGCGGATCGTGTTCGACAAGCCGCTGACGGCGTACCAGCTGACGCAGGCGAAACTGGCCGACATGGCGGTCGAGCTGAACAAGGGCATCCTGCTCGCCGTGCACCTCGGCCGGCTGAAGGAGAAGGGCACGCTGCGTCCCGAGCAGGTGTCGGTCGGCAAGCTGAACAACGTCCGTGAGGCGATCGCGATCGCCCGCGAATGCCGGACGATCCTCGCGGCGAACGGCATCAGCGGCGAGTACCCGATCATGCGGCACGCCAACAACCTCGAGTCCGTCCTCACCTACGAGGGGACCTCCGAGGTCCACCAGCTCGTGATCGGTCAGGCGCTCACCGGGCAGTCCGCGTTCCGGTGA
- a CDS encoding DUF1707 SHOCT-like domain-containing protein, with protein MSLEQPPPNHRASDNDRERAAAVIQEAHTDGRLDFEELDERLTQVYSAKTQLELRNATADLVPVAHGSSQELTLRARHSAQKREGAWIVPERLTAIAEHSSVKLDFTDAVVHWSDIYVDAQAIHSSVVMVIPEGWSVDIDQVEANHSSAKNKAVAPRPGGVRLHVTGKAHHASVVVRHARKRHWWWPWYRK; from the coding sequence ATGAGTCTGGAGCAGCCGCCGCCCAACCACCGGGCATCCGACAACGACCGTGAGCGTGCCGCCGCCGTGATCCAGGAGGCGCACACCGACGGGCGGCTGGACTTCGAGGAGCTGGACGAGCGGCTGACCCAGGTCTACTCGGCCAAGACCCAACTCGAGCTCCGCAACGCGACCGCTGACCTGGTGCCGGTCGCTCACGGCAGCTCCCAGGAACTCACGCTCCGGGCCCGGCACAGCGCGCAGAAGCGCGAGGGCGCCTGGATCGTGCCCGAGCGCCTGACCGCGATCGCAGAGCACTCCTCGGTCAAGCTCGACTTCACCGACGCCGTCGTGCACTGGTCCGACATCTACGTCGACGCCCAGGCCATCCACAGCTCGGTCGTGATGGTCATCCCCGAAGGCTGGAGCGTCGACATCGACCAGGTCGAGGCCAACCACAGCAGCGCCAAGAACAAAGCCGTGGCCCCGCGCCCCGGCGGAGTCCGCCTCCACGTCACCGGCAAGGCCCACCACGCCAGCGTCGTGGTCCGCCACGCCCGCAAACGCCACTGGTGGTGGCCCTGGTACCGCAAGTGA
- a CDS encoding type 1 glutamine amidotransferase: protein MTSVLIIENDQGSGPGRLLGWLDDHGLAPVVVRAWDGEPVPASVDGHAALIMLGGGMLPDEDERSPWLPAERSLLRDAHGRVPVLGICLGAQLLAHTFGGEVQGKYGQPEKGVTSLTVLPAGADDVLLSGLPSTVRAVESHQDQITRLPEDAVLLMSSERCTNQMLRIGQSWGVQFHPEVEAARVRRWEPARLRSLGFDPDAVVADAERYAVELEKTWSTVVGRFLSLVG, encoded by the coding sequence GTGACTTCTGTGCTCATCATCGAGAACGACCAAGGCAGCGGACCTGGTCGGCTGCTCGGCTGGCTGGACGACCACGGGCTCGCTCCGGTCGTCGTCCGGGCCTGGGACGGTGAACCCGTGCCCGCGAGCGTGGACGGTCACGCGGCGCTCATCATGCTCGGCGGCGGCATGCTGCCGGATGAGGACGAGCGGTCGCCGTGGCTGCCCGCGGAGCGTTCGCTGCTGCGCGACGCGCACGGGCGGGTGCCGGTGCTGGGGATCTGCCTTGGTGCGCAGTTGCTGGCGCACACGTTCGGCGGTGAGGTGCAGGGGAAGTACGGGCAGCCGGAGAAGGGTGTGACCTCCTTGACGGTGCTCCCGGCCGGTGCGGACGACGTACTGCTGTCTGGGCTGCCGTCGACGGTGCGGGCTGTCGAGAGCCACCAGGATCAGATCACGCGGCTGCCTGAGGATGCGGTGCTGCTGATGTCCAGTGAGCGGTGCACGAACCAGATGCTGCGCATCGGGCAGAGCTGGGGTGTGCAGTTCCATCCGGAGGTAGAGGCAGCGCGGGTACGGCGCTGGGAGCCGGCGCGACTGCGGTCGCTCGGGTTCGACCCGGACGCCGTGGTGGCGGATGCGGAACGGTACGCCGTCGAACTGGAGAAGACCTGGTCCACCGTGGTGGGACGGTTCCTGTCACTCGTCGGCTGA
- a CDS encoding FHA domain-containing protein — protein MEPVSGFVRAVVGDVAFIFSKGMVSAYLLARRNGWPRPQLDVLVRSHGQYVPLSIPTGTVPAVGRLVGLDEFRPAPLITVEFTPGDTGAEAHLTANSPVLITITDVSHREYDAVVLTTSLGAAAYAQLPPGYYHVSAVVIDEYGDLLQGYGAQHNLRVDKGDDLIVSLSIRTAGVTEIADALETGPQPALVGLDGDVVPLLDLARIGRAPDCDLILDRPEVSRYHAELLRIDATSYELRDLGSTNGTLVNGVPIETAMVTHGDEIRLGALPFRLLLA, from the coding sequence ATGGAACCTGTCAGTGGATTCGTGCGGGCTGTTGTCGGAGATGTGGCCTTCATCTTCAGCAAGGGCATGGTCAGCGCGTACCTGCTCGCCCGCCGCAACGGGTGGCCGCGGCCGCAGCTCGACGTCCTGGTGCGGTCACACGGTCAGTACGTCCCACTGTCCATTCCCACCGGCACGGTGCCCGCGGTGGGCCGCCTGGTCGGGTTGGACGAGTTCCGGCCGGCCCCGCTGATCACTGTCGAGTTCACCCCGGGGGACACAGGTGCCGAGGCACATCTCACGGCCAACAGCCCGGTCCTCATCACGATCACCGACGTCAGTCACCGCGAGTACGACGCGGTAGTGCTGACCACCTCACTCGGCGCAGCGGCGTACGCGCAGCTGCCGCCGGGGTACTACCACGTGTCCGCTGTCGTCATCGACGAGTACGGCGACCTGCTGCAGGGGTACGGCGCTCAGCACAACCTGCGCGTGGACAAGGGCGACGACCTGATCGTCTCGCTGTCCATCCGGACCGCGGGCGTGACGGAGATCGCAGACGCCCTGGAGACCGGACCACAGCCCGCACTGGTCGGGCTGGACGGTGACGTCGTTCCGCTGCTCGACCTGGCCCGGATCGGCCGCGCACCGGACTGTGACCTCATCCTCGACCGCCCTGAAGTCAGCCGGTACCACGCGGAGCTGCTGCGGATCGACGCGACCAGCTACGAGCTGCGGGACCTGGGGTCGACCAACGGGACGCTGGTGAACGGCGTACCGATCGAGACCGCAATGGTCACCCACGGCGACGAGATCAGGCTCGGAGCGCTCCCGTTCCGGCTACTGCTCGCCTGA
- the dxr gene encoding 1-deoxy-D-xylulose-5-phosphate reductoisomerase, producing MNPRSVVILGSTGSIGTQALELIGRNRDRFHVLALSAGGDNVALLAEQALEFEVEVVAVAKATVAQDLQLAFYAEAQRKGYAQGEFRIPKIITGPDASSELAALPCDVVLNGINGSVGLHATLAALDAGNTLALANKESLVIGGPIVTRRAKPGQIVAVDSEHSAIAQCLRGGSPDEVRKLLLTASGGPFLGRPRSELENVTVEQALDHPNFAMGPVVTINSATLVNKGLELIEAHLLFGIPMDRIDVVIHRQQAIHSMVEFFDGSTIAQVGVPTMTVPIALALGWPDRIPDASPPWNWAEASTWTFQPVDDAEFPSVALAREAGTRGGTAPAVFNAANEVCVQAFRDGRLPFVGIVDTVARVVTDHDVPSYEELSVDDVLAADAWARKRARDITGVQETQQA from the coding sequence GTGAACCCGCGCAGCGTCGTCATCCTCGGCTCGACCGGCTCGATCGGCACTCAGGCGCTCGAGCTGATCGGACGGAACCGGGACCGCTTTCACGTCCTGGCCCTGTCCGCCGGCGGCGACAACGTCGCGCTGCTCGCGGAGCAGGCGCTCGAGTTCGAGGTCGAGGTCGTGGCGGTGGCCAAGGCCACGGTCGCGCAGGACCTGCAGCTGGCGTTCTACGCCGAGGCGCAGCGGAAGGGGTACGCGCAGGGCGAGTTCCGGATCCCGAAGATCATCACCGGTCCGGATGCCTCCAGCGAGCTCGCGGCGCTGCCGTGTGACGTAGTACTCAACGGCATCAACGGCTCGGTCGGTCTGCACGCGACGCTGGCCGCTCTGGACGCCGGGAACACGCTGGCGCTCGCCAACAAGGAGTCGCTGGTGATCGGCGGGCCGATCGTCACCCGGCGCGCGAAACCGGGGCAGATCGTCGCGGTCGACTCCGAGCACAGCGCGATCGCCCAGTGCCTGCGCGGCGGTTCGCCGGACGAGGTCCGCAAGCTCCTGCTGACCGCGAGCGGCGGCCCGTTCCTCGGCCGGCCGCGGAGCGAGCTGGAGAACGTGACCGTCGAGCAGGCCCTCGACCACCCGAACTTCGCGATGGGGCCGGTCGTCACGATCAACTCGGCCACGCTGGTCAACAAGGGCCTCGAACTGATCGAGGCGCACCTGCTGTTCGGGATCCCGATGGACCGGATCGACGTGGTCATCCACCGGCAGCAGGCGATCCACTCGATGGTCGAGTTCTTCGACGGTTCCACGATCGCGCAGGTCGGCGTACCGACGATGACGGTACCGATCGCGCTCGCGCTGGGCTGGCCTGACCGGATACCGGACGCGTCGCCGCCGTGGAACTGGGCCGAGGCGAGCACCTGGACGTTCCAGCCGGTCGACGACGCCGAGTTCCCGTCGGTGGCGCTGGCCCGCGAGGCGGGGACCCGGGGCGGGACCGCTCCGGCCGTCTTCAACGCGGCGAACGAGGTCTGCGTCCAGGCCTTCCGGGACGGCCGGCTGCCGTTCGTGGGGATCGTCGACACGGTGGCCCGGGTGGTGACCGATCACGACGTACCCTCGTATGAGGAACTGTCCGTCGACGACGTGCTCGCGGCGGACGCGTGGGCCCGAAAGCGGGCGCGTGACATCACCGGCGTACAGGAGACTCAGCAGGCATGA
- a CDS encoding M50 family metallopeptidase produces MSVLLTILGIVLFVAGVLISVGLHEMGHMLPAKAFGMKVTQFFVGFGRTIWSVKRGETEYGIKAIPAGGFVRIIGMMPPAKGQDPTKVRKANTGPIQSMVENARSAEYETISPADDGRLFYQKVWWKKLIVMASGPLVNVLIAVVLFTGLFTIYGDSVAQTTISTVTDCVIPADQASADRKCLDSDKVSPAKQAGFQVGDKIVAFNGTTITSWDQLTPLIRANTDKAATIVVERNGQQLTLHTSTIVNQVLDKPGSDKYVSVGFLGVSPESKVERQSVGYALDKMGGYTVSTIQALGQFPQKLVGVAKSIVGGERDQDSPMSVVGASRVAGEIASSDLNVGAKAATLILLLASLNLFLALFNFIPLLPLDGGHMIGAIWEGVRRGLAKLFGRPDPGYVDVAKLLPIAYVAASVIVVMGVLLVIADIVNPIKLFNG; encoded by the coding sequence ATGAGTGTGCTTCTCACCATCCTTGGCATCGTGCTGTTCGTGGCCGGGGTGCTGATCTCGGTCGGGCTGCACGAGATGGGCCACATGCTCCCGGCCAAGGCGTTCGGGATGAAGGTCACGCAGTTCTTCGTCGGCTTCGGGCGGACCATCTGGTCGGTGAAGCGCGGCGAGACCGAGTACGGCATCAAGGCGATCCCGGCCGGCGGTTTCGTCCGGATCATCGGCATGATGCCGCCCGCCAAGGGCCAGGACCCGACGAAGGTGCGCAAGGCCAACACCGGCCCGATCCAGTCGATGGTCGAGAACGCGCGGTCCGCGGAGTACGAGACGATCTCGCCTGCGGACGACGGCCGGCTCTTCTACCAGAAGGTGTGGTGGAAGAAGCTGATCGTGATGGCGTCCGGGCCGCTGGTCAACGTGCTGATCGCGGTCGTGCTCTTCACCGGGCTGTTCACGATCTACGGCGACAGCGTCGCGCAGACCACCATCTCGACGGTCACCGACTGCGTGATCCCGGCCGACCAGGCGTCGGCCGACCGCAAGTGCCTGGACAGTGACAAGGTCTCGCCGGCCAAGCAGGCCGGGTTCCAGGTCGGCGACAAGATCGTCGCGTTCAACGGCACCACGATCACCAGCTGGGACCAGCTGACGCCGCTGATCCGGGCGAACACCGACAAGGCCGCCACGATCGTTGTCGAGCGCAACGGTCAGCAATTGACCCTGCACACCAGCACGATCGTCAACCAGGTCCTGGACAAGCCCGGGTCGGACAAGTACGTCTCGGTCGGGTTCCTCGGGGTCTCGCCGGAGAGCAAGGTCGAGCGCCAGAGCGTCGGCTACGCCCTGGACAAGATGGGCGGCTACACGGTCAGCACCATCCAGGCCCTCGGCCAGTTCCCGCAGAAGCTGGTCGGCGTCGCCAAGTCGATCGTCGGCGGCGAGCGCGACCAGGACAGCCCGATGAGCGTCGTCGGCGCCAGCCGGGTCGCGGGCGAGATCGCCTCCAGCGACCTGAACGTCGGCGCGAAGGCCGCCACCCTGATCCTGCTGCTGGCCTCGCTGAACCTGTTCCTGGCCCTGTTCAACTTCATCCCGCTGCTGCCACTCGACGGCGGTCACATGATCGGCGCGATCTGGGAAGGCGTCCGGCGCGGCCTCGCCAAGCTGTTCGGCCGGCCGGACCCCGGGTACGTCGACGTGGCCAAGCTGCTCCCGATCGCGTACGTCGCGGCCAGTGTGATCGTGGTGATGGGCGTGCTGCTCGTCATCGCCGACATCGTGAACCCCATCAAGCTGTTCAACGGATAA
- the ispG gene encoding flavodoxin-dependent (E)-4-hydroxy-3-methylbut-2-enyl-diphosphate synthase: MSINLGMPALPPPTLAPRRKTRQIKVGKVLVGGDAQVSVQSMTTTKTHDVNTTLQQIAELTAAGCDIVRVACPRQEDADALAEIAQHSQIPVIADIHFQPGYVFAAIEAGCAAVRVNPGNIRKFDDQVKQIAQAAKDHGTSLRIGVNAGSLDPRLLQKYGKATPEALVESAVWEASLFEEHDFHDFKISVKHNDPVVMVQAYEMLAERGDWPLHLGVTEAGPAFQGTIKSSVAFGALLSKGIGDTIRVSLSAPPVEEVKVGLQILQSLNLRERKLEIVSCPSCGRAQVDVYTLAEQVTAGLEGMEVPLRVAVMGCVVNGPGEAREADLGVASGNGKGQIFVKGEVIKTVPESAIVETLIEEAMRIAESMETTEPGEPTVSVS, encoded by the coding sequence ATGAGCATCAACCTCGGCATGCCCGCGCTGCCGCCTCCCACCCTCGCTCCGCGCCGCAAGACCCGCCAGATCAAGGTCGGCAAGGTGCTCGTCGGCGGCGACGCGCAGGTCTCTGTGCAGTCGATGACCACGACGAAGACGCACGACGTGAACACGACGCTGCAGCAGATCGCGGAGTTGACCGCGGCCGGCTGCGACATCGTCCGGGTCGCGTGCCCGCGGCAAGAGGACGCGGACGCGCTGGCGGAGATCGCGCAGCACTCGCAGATCCCGGTGATCGCCGACATCCACTTCCAGCCGGGCTACGTGTTCGCGGCGATCGAGGCCGGCTGCGCCGCCGTCCGGGTGAACCCGGGCAACATCCGCAAGTTCGACGACCAGGTCAAGCAGATCGCGCAGGCCGCGAAGGACCACGGTACGTCGCTGCGGATCGGGGTGAACGCGGGATCGCTGGACCCGCGGTTGCTGCAGAAGTACGGCAAGGCGACGCCCGAGGCGCTCGTCGAGTCGGCGGTCTGGGAGGCGTCGCTGTTCGAGGAGCACGACTTCCACGACTTCAAGATCTCGGTCAAGCACAACGACCCGGTCGTGATGGTGCAGGCCTACGAGATGCTCGCCGAACGCGGCGACTGGCCGCTGCACCTCGGGGTCACCGAGGCCGGGCCGGCGTTCCAGGGCACGATCAAGTCGTCGGTCGCGTTCGGCGCGCTGCTGTCGAAGGGGATCGGCGACACGATCCGGGTCTCGCTGTCCGCGCCGCCGGTCGAGGAGGTCAAGGTCGGTCTGCAGATCCTGCAGTCGCTGAACCTGCGCGAGCGCAAGCTCGAGATCGTCTCCTGCCCGTCCTGCGGCCGCGCCCAGGTGGACGTCTACACCCTGGCCGAGCAGGTCACCGCCGGCCTCGAAGGCATGGAGGTCCCGCTCCGCGTCGCCGTCATGGGCTGCGTCGTGAACGGCCCCGGCGAGGCCCGCGAGGCCGACCTCGGCGTTGCTTCCGGCAACGGCAAGGGCCAGATCTTCGTCAAGGGCGAGGTCATCAAGACCGTCCCGGAATCCGCCATCGTCGAAACCCTCATCGAAGAAGCCATGCGCATCGCCGAATCCATGGAAACCACCGAACCAGGCGAACCAACAGTCTCCGTCAGCTGA
- a CDS encoding nucleosidase, giving the protein MPVVVTGIGKTAAAVAVSRALAGRDTSDLVVLNVGTTGALRDGLAGLFLPSVVINHDVNAEAVRAIGLDPRDELVVEGGDGTVLASGDVFVTDPVVRARLAERAHLVDMEAYGVVYACQEYGVPVRVVKHVSDSADEAALDWPALVDASAKVLGEWVSENAR; this is encoded by the coding sequence GTGCCGGTAGTTGTGACAGGGATTGGGAAGACGGCGGCTGCGGTTGCGGTCAGTCGTGCTTTGGCGGGGCGGGATACGTCTGACCTTGTCGTGCTGAACGTCGGCACTACTGGGGCGCTGCGGGATGGGTTGGCTGGGTTGTTTTTGCCGAGTGTGGTGATCAATCACGATGTGAACGCGGAGGCGGTTCGGGCTATTGGGTTGGATCCGCGGGACGAGTTGGTTGTTGAGGGCGGGGACGGGACGGTGCTGGCGTCGGGGGACGTGTTCGTGACGGATCCCGTCGTACGGGCGCGGTTGGCGGAGCGAGCGCACTTGGTCGACATGGAGGCGTACGGCGTTGTGTACGCGTGCCAGGAGTACGGCGTACCGGTGCGGGTCGTTAAGCATGTGTCGGACTCGGCGGATGAGGCCGCACTCGACTGGCCGGCGTTGGTGGACGCCAGCGCGAAGGTGCTGGGGGAGTGGGTCAGCGAGAACGCTCGCTGA